The uncultured Fibrobacter sp. genome window below encodes:
- the dnaN gene encoding DNA polymerase III subunit beta, whose product MKFNIKKSVLQEALQIAISAIPNKSTLQILNDYSLRLEGNTLEICATDLNLGVRIKLEVEGERDGEALINARKFSDLVKALVPSCESVSIDVQDHLTRIKWSEKGQASITSFDASDFPPFPEVEGNTLTLAASELAFLVEKTAFAVSTDNTRQNLNGVFMEAKDGKISMVATDGHRMGRASIEQEGANLESGVIVLPKVLQLVLRLAKNEDSVEICTTETHVLFRIGATQIISKLIEGPYPNYRAVIPQNFERTVQANATELLDKVHCILPMANPRTHQIRFQMDGNNMELSATDPDVGGETREALAVTHNGEGSFSIGFDGRYFYEILSMCKSEEVVLKMNTPIGACIIEPVGDDMGFSFLLMPLRLAD is encoded by the coding sequence ATGAAGTTCAATATCAAGAAATCCGTATTGCAGGAAGCGCTCCAGATTGCTATCAGCGCCATCCCCAATAAGTCCACCCTGCAGATCCTTAACGACTACTCGCTGCGTCTCGAAGGCAACACTCTCGAAATCTGCGCTACCGACTTGAACCTGGGTGTGAGGATTAAGCTTGAAGTTGAAGGCGAACGCGATGGCGAAGCCTTGATCAACGCCCGCAAGTTCTCCGACCTCGTCAAGGCCCTCGTCCCGAGCTGCGAATCGGTAAGCATCGACGTGCAGGATCACTTGACCCGCATCAAGTGGAGCGAAAAGGGCCAGGCCTCCATTACGAGTTTCGACGCCAGCGACTTCCCTCCGTTCCCCGAAGTCGAAGGCAACACCCTTACGCTTGCCGCAAGCGAACTTGCATTCCTGGTCGAAAAGACCGCATTTGCAGTCTCTACCGATAACACCCGCCAGAACCTGAACGGCGTGTTCATGGAAGCAAAGGACGGCAAGATCTCCATGGTCGCAACCGACGGTCACCGCATGGGCCGCGCAAGCATCGAACAGGAAGGCGCAAACCTTGAATCCGGCGTGATCGTTCTCCCGAAGGTTCTGCAGCTCGTGCTCCGCCTCGCCAAGAACGAAGACTCCGTCGAAATCTGCACCACCGAAACCCACGTGCTGTTCCGCATTGGCGCAACGCAGATTATCTCCAAGCTTATCGAAGGTCCGTATCCGAACTACCGCGCCGTGATTCCGCAGAATTTCGAACGCACCGTTCAGGCCAACGCTACCGAACTGTTGGACAAGGTTCACTGTATCTTGCCGATGGCCAACCCGCGTACGCACCAGATCCGCTTCCAGATGGACGGCAACAACATGGAACTTTCCGCTACCGACCCGGATGTCGGCGGCGAAACCCGCGAAGCCTTGGCCGTGACCCACAATGGCGAAGGCAGCTTCAGCATCGGCTTTGACGGCCGTTACTTCTACGAAATCCTCAGCATGTGCAAGAGCGAAGAAGTGGTGCTCAAGATGAACACCCCGATCGGCGCTTGCATCATCGAACCTGTTGGCGACGACATGGGCTTCAGCTTCTTGCTGATGCCGCTCCGCCTTGCCGACTAA
- a CDS encoding co-chaperone GroES family protein, translated as MLDPLKNIVVIGDRILIKPLEASNKTGSGLYLPPSVREHDAVHTGLVVKVGPGYPLPVTQDSDAVFRGESPDEVKYLPLQVKEGDEALYLHANGHEIEIDGETYVIISQNAVLMVMRQDVPDDVSGIDNL; from the coding sequence ATGCTGGATCCCTTAAAGAATATCGTGGTCATTGGTGACCGAATCTTGATTAAACCCCTTGAAGCCTCGAACAAGACCGGGAGCGGACTTTATTTGCCCCCGAGCGTTCGCGAGCACGATGCAGTGCATACGGGTTTAGTGGTCAAGGTGGGTCCGGGATATCCGCTCCCTGTGACGCAGGATAGCGATGCCGTATTCCGTGGGGAATCGCCTGACGAAGTCAAGTACTTGCCGTTACAGGTTAAGGAAGGCGACGAGGCGTTGTACCTGCATGCCAACGGTCATGAAATTGAAATTGACGGCGAAACCTACGTGATCATCTCACAGAACGCCGTGCTCATGGTCATGCGCCAAGACGTTCCCGATGATGTCTCAGGAATAGATAATCTTTAA
- a CDS encoding transglutaminase family protein yields MHIPTKLYKRIFNASLITIISCFMLTACSGEDGKDGIAGAKGENGIDGENGKNGKDGKDGKDGKDAIEVNIDSLAKVLRDEITGTLWDSLYAEPYVDTVYKILFDNAYGTTWMDSTRQALIDSLNQANYDSLYKKLYDSVYTDIYTKNAIRTLDAYIWTSKENIYGAFANQYPLMYKDFTASDGTDYPMPISIKVRNTCEAGNSKVPCRWKKVLLKSWIEGFTDTATVTTVVNPDASELLAPTFHFNNEALLALTAPQSVQFQNRVYALENDQEILFHSSSKATKIYPMQINGGELVGIPNPHLWEAVWVTPGMDSISTILNELKGELPDSTVKIYQKYAEDESVPYSSRRVAKAVFNVLHKRGIHYVQNDGAGVNAQKINYPVEVLRSRDGLCIETAMLFASILEALGMQALIIEIPGHAFVGWRVEKNSKILDFMETTMLGDPNATADQANLSAQLKYADEVEDGNFDSGESRVIDISKAREFGILPNDIP; encoded by the coding sequence ATGCATATTCCTACTAAGTTATACAAACGTATTTTTAATGCCAGCCTCATCACAATCATTTCATGCTTTATGCTTACCGCCTGCTCCGGCGAAGACGGAAAAGACGGCATTGCCGGCGCAAAGGGTGAAAACGGCATCGATGGTGAAAACGGCAAAAATGGTAAGGACGGCAAGGATGGCAAAGACGGTAAGGACGCCATCGAAGTCAACATAGATTCGCTGGCTAAAGTCCTGCGCGATGAAATCACGGGCACGCTTTGGGATAGCCTGTATGCCGAACCCTACGTTGACACGGTCTACAAGATTCTTTTCGACAACGCCTATGGCACAACCTGGATGGATTCAACACGCCAGGCACTCATCGATAGCCTCAATCAAGCCAACTACGATTCGCTTTACAAAAAACTGTACGACAGCGTCTATACCGACATTTATACAAAAAATGCCATTCGCACGTTAGACGCTTATATATGGACATCTAAAGAAAATATCTATGGCGCATTTGCAAACCAATACCCCTTAATGTATAAGGACTTTACCGCAAGCGATGGTACCGACTATCCGATGCCGATTTCGATAAAAGTTCGTAATACATGCGAAGCGGGCAATTCTAAGGTGCCCTGCCGCTGGAAAAAGGTTCTGCTCAAATCATGGATTGAAGGCTTTACCGATACCGCTACGGTTACAACTGTCGTAAACCCCGACGCAAGCGAATTACTCGCCCCCACATTCCACTTCAACAATGAGGCATTGCTCGCTCTTACAGCTCCGCAATCTGTCCAGTTCCAAAATCGCGTATACGCCCTCGAAAATGATCAGGAAATTCTTTTCCACTCTTCTTCGAAAGCCACGAAAATATACCCGATGCAAATTAATGGCGGCGAACTCGTCGGTATCCCCAATCCCCATTTATGGGAAGCAGTATGGGTAACGCCGGGCATGGATTCGATCAGCACGATCTTGAACGAACTTAAGGGCGAACTACCCGACAGCACGGTAAAAATTTACCAGAAATACGCCGAAGACGAATCAGTCCCCTACAGCTCCAGACGTGTCGCAAAAGCAGTCTTCAACGTCTTGCACAAGCGTGGCATCCACTATGTACAAAACGACGGAGCCGGAGTAAACGCCCAAAAAATAAACTACCCCGTCGAAGTGCTGCGCAGCCGTGATGGACTTTGTATTGAGACAGCCATGTTGTTCGCATCGATACTCGAAGCGCTCGGCATGCAAGCCCTTATCATTGAAATCCCTGGGCACGCCTTTGTAGGCTGGCGTGTCGAGAAGAACAGCAAGATCCTCGACTTCATGGAAACCACCATGCTCGGCGATCCGAACGCAACAGCCGATCAAGCAAACCTCAGCGCTCAATTGAAATATGCCGATGAAGTCGAAGACGGTAATTTTGATTCCGGAGAATCTAGAGTCATCGATATCAGCAAAGCCCGAGAATTCGGAATTCTGCCAAACGATATCCCGTAA
- a CDS encoding M23 family metallopeptidase: MKKLEVHVFPTKTTSGKSYEFSLIGAIVAVVGVVAAVLGFILFSPGQILDNITSGNITNVYKQNAAIKKELKEIRASVDESILKAEETRVLRDSALMVGGLGFVLESVTAMDDSILQKRKSVNEVEMTFKKFLAALENDSVTAEKIPVLHPMRNNHAVKKRFEIVYDPFTDSELPHRGIDYVAAEGDTVFATGAGSVSEVRKHRGFGLAVKIDHGHDVRTFYAHLGQALVKQGEHVHRGQPIALIGESGTQSSIGLHYEVRIDGISINPESFYLTR, translated from the coding sequence GTGAAGAAGCTTGAGGTCCATGTATTCCCGACCAAGACCACGTCGGGTAAAAGTTACGAGTTTTCGCTGATTGGTGCCATTGTTGCCGTCGTGGGCGTTGTGGCTGCCGTTTTGGGATTTATCCTGTTTTCGCCGGGCCAGATTTTAGACAACATAACGAGCGGGAACATTACCAATGTCTATAAGCAAAATGCCGCCATTAAAAAGGAACTTAAAGAAATCCGCGCCTCGGTTGACGAATCTATTTTGAAGGCCGAAGAAACCCGCGTGCTCCGCGACAGCGCCTTGATGGTGGGCGGCCTTGGCTTTGTGCTCGAAAGTGTCACTGCGATGGACGATTCGATTTTGCAGAAACGCAAGAGCGTGAACGAAGTGGAAATGACGTTCAAGAAGTTCCTGGCGGCCCTGGAAAACGATTCCGTGACGGCTGAAAAGATTCCGGTGCTTCACCCCATGCGCAATAACCATGCCGTCAAGAAGCGCTTTGAAATTGTCTACGACCCCTTTACCGACAGTGAACTTCCGCACAGGGGAATTGACTATGTGGCAGCCGAAGGTGATACCGTCTTTGCAACCGGGGCAGGCTCCGTGAGCGAAGTCCGCAAGCATCGTGGTTTCGGCCTTGCGGTAAAGATTGACCATGGCCATGACGTGCGCACCTTCTATGCCCACTTGGGTCAGGCCTTGGTAAAGCAGGGCGAACACGTTCACCGCGGGCAGCCCATTGCCTTGATTGGCGAAAGCGGCACGCAGTCGAGCATTGGCCTGCATTACGAAGTCCGCATCGATGGCATCTCCATCAATCCGGAAAGTTTCTATTTAACGAGATAG
- a CDS encoding tRNA 2-thiocytidine biosynthesis TtcA family protein, which yields MSNAIRKRISKKITKALHDFNLIEDGDKVLVAVSGGKDSSVLLMELASRMGKFLPNCEIGAIHIQSDFADKAPREFLQRMAEQYPQIPFFFKDVAVEGRLKEGRKLNCYWCSTQRRTELIKFARENGYNKIALGHHMDDIVETLLMNMLYKGEFSGMPPMVPYEKYPCSIIRPLCYCEESEIIEYAEDADIRKFTCTCEFSKASHRKSIREEIKSLTKGNSTLKANLFESMRNIRMDYLL from the coding sequence ATGTCCAACGCCATCCGTAAACGCATCAGCAAGAAAATCACCAAGGCACTCCATGACTTCAACCTGATTGAAGACGGAGATAAGGTGCTTGTCGCCGTGAGTGGCGGTAAGGATTCCAGCGTGCTCCTGATGGAACTTGCCAGCCGCATGGGAAAGTTCTTGCCCAATTGCGAAATCGGCGCGATTCATATTCAAAGCGACTTTGCCGACAAGGCTCCGCGCGAATTTTTGCAGCGCATGGCAGAGCAATACCCGCAGATCCCGTTCTTCTTTAAAGACGTCGCTGTAGAAGGTCGCCTTAAAGAAGGCCGCAAGCTCAATTGCTATTGGTGCAGTACGCAGCGCCGCACCGAGCTTATCAAGTTCGCCCGCGAAAACGGTTACAACAAGATTGCGCTCGGCCACCACATGGACGACATCGTAGAGACTCTTCTGATGAACATGCTGTACAAGGGCGAATTCAGCGGCATGCCGCCCATGGTCCCTTATGAAAAGTATCCCTGCAGCATTATCCGCCCGCTGTGTTACTGCGAAGAATCCGAAATCATCGAATACGCCGAAGACGCAGACATCCGCAAGTTCACTTGCACCTGCGAATTCTCGAAGGCATCGCACCGCAAATCAATCCGCGAAGAAATCAAGAGCTTGACCAAGGGGAATTCCACCCTGAAGGCAAACCTTTTTGAAAGCATGCGCAACATACGCATGGACTACTTGTTGTAA